The genomic DNA GGCGACTGTCTGAGGGCGGCGCGGACGCGGATCCGTACCCCTTTGTGGCTTCCATTCCCCCGGGGGGCGATGCCATTCCGGTGGCCTTTCATCCGGCATCGGGCGAGGAGATTGACCGGGCGGCACAGGCCGCGTGGAGAGCGTTTCACGCAAGTGGAGCCCGATCGCGAGAGGACCGTGCGGCACTGCTCGACCGGATCGCCGCGAACATCGAGGTGCTCGGAGATGATCTGGTTGCATGGGCGTGCGCAGAGACCGGACTGCATGCCGCTCGCATCCGGGCGGAGCGCGATCGCACAACGTACACGCTGCGCTTGTTCGCGCAGACGGTGCGGAATGGGAGCTGGGTGCGTGCGGCGATCGACCTCGGAGAGCCGGGGCGGAAACCCCTCCCGAAGCCGGATCTGCGACGGATGCTTCGTCCGCTCGGGCCGGTAGCGGTCTTCGGCGCGGGGAACTTTCCGCTTGCGTACTCGGTCGCGGGTGGCGACACGGCTTCTGCGCTCGCATCCGGCTGTCCTGTTGTTGTGAAGGGCCACCCGGGGCATCCCGGAACGGGCGAGCTTGTGGCGGAGGAGATCACGAAGGCCGTAGCGGAAGTGGGGCTTGATCCGGGCACGTTCTCCTATCTGCACGCGGGCGGCCCGCGCGAGACGGAGATCGGCGCGACGCTTGTGAAGCACCCCTGCATCCGCGCGGTCGGGTTTACCGGCTCTGTCGAAGGGGGAACCGCGATCGCCAGGATTGCTTCCGAGCGTCCGGATCCGATTCCGGTCTTCGCGGAGATGGGCTCGACGAACCCTGTCTTTGTGCTGCCCCACGCGGCTCGCGCGGGGGCAGAGGGAATCGCGGAGAAGCTCGCGGCTTCCATCACGGGCTCGAACGGACAGATGTGCACCTGTCCCGGGCTGATGTTCATGCTCAAGGGAGAAGAGTCCGAGTCTCTGCTGCGTCATATGGCATCGCTGCTGGAGGCCACGCCTCAGCAACCGATGCTGAACCGGCGCACGATGGAGACGCTTGCGCGGCGTGTTGTTGAAGTGACTCGGACAAGGGGTGTCGAGACGCGGGTCGGCAGAGGGCTTGTGAGCGATCCGAGTTCGCGTGCGGTTGCGTCCGGGCCGGGGCTCTTCCGGGCCACGCTGGCGACTTTCCGTGCAGAGCGGACGCTGCACAAGGAGTGCTTCGGACCGGTTGCGATTGCGATCGTGTGCGAGTCGGAGCAGGAGATGCTCGAGGGAGCGTCGTTGATCCAGGGCTCGCTCACAGGGTCGATCTTTGCTTCGGCGATGGACGCGACGCTCGCGGCCAAGCTGCAGGGGATTCTCGAGCAGCGTGTGGGGCGTCTGATCTTCGGGGGCGTGCCCACAGGGGTTGAGGTCTGCCACGCGATGACGCACGGCGGGCCGTTCCCTGCGACGAATCAGCAGCACACGACGGCGGTTGGGCCGCTGGCGATCGAGCGTTGGTGCCGCCCGGTGTCGTATCAGAATGCGCCGGAGATGTTCCTGGCCCGGGAGCTGCGGAACGAGAACCCGTTGGGGATCGAGCGCACGGTGAACGGGGTACGCACGACGGAGCCGATTCGGGTCGGTGCGGTTCGTCCTGAGTCGTGATCGGTCACGCGTGGGCGTCGAGGCAGCGACGGATTCGGGCGAGGGCGGAGTTGCGGCCGAGAATCGCGAGCGTTGCGCCGAGCGGGGGCGAGACGGCGGCTCCTGTGACGGCGACGCGCAGCGGCTGGGCCACCTTGCCCATGCCAAGGCCCGTCTCCGCAGCATGGGCGTCGAGCAGCGCGTCGATCGACGCGACGTCGAAGGCGGGGAGGGCCTGGAGCTTCGGCGCTAGGGCGCGGAGCGTCGCGAGGCCGGCGCCGTCGTCGGCCCTCAGGTGCTTCTCAACGTCCTTGGCATTGAACGCGTAGGCGTCGTCGTCGACCAGGGCGAAGGAGACGAGGGAGCGGACGTCCTTCAGCGTGCGGCAGCGTCCCTTGATCGCGCCGACAATGAGTTTCAGGCGCGTGAGGCCGACGCGGTCGAGTGTCTCGCGGTCGTCGCGGCCCGCCCACGCCGCCCAGCGCGTCAGAAACTCTTCGTCGCTCAGTTGTGCGATCGCATCCTGATTGAACGCGATCAACTTGGCGCGGTCGAACTTGGACGCGCTCTTGCCGACCCGATCGAAGGAGAACTTCTCCACCAGGTAGCCGGTATCGAAGCGTTCGAGGTCCTTGCCGTCCGCGGCTTTCTCGCCGGGGTTCCAGCCGAGCAGGGCGATGTAGTTGAGCACGGCCTCCGGTAGATAGCCGCTGCGCCGGAAGTCGTCCACGGCGATCTCGGGGAGCTCGACGCCGATCACGGAGGCGAGGTCCTCAAGGGCGTGGGTCTGAAGCTGGCGCGTCTTATCGCCGAGCCATTGGTCAAAGTCGGCGGGCGGGAGGGCGTCGAAGTGGGGGAGCGGCCTCGCACCGGCCTTCACGCGGACATCGGCGGCCGACTTGATGTTGAGCTCGCGGCACTTCGCCCGTGCCGCTTTGTCGCGATCGCGCTTGGACATCTTGCTGTTGTCCTGGTTGGCGATCACGGTCAGGTGCGCGAACTTGGGGGTGCGGAAGGGCTCGTTGGTCTTCTGGTTGACGAGGACCCGCATGAGCGCGACGTGGCGGGGCGTGTTGTTCAGGTGTTCCTGGCCGCGCATGATGTGCGTCGTGCCCATCAGCTCGTCATCGATCACGACGGCGAAGTGGTAGGTGGGGAAGCCGTCGGCCTTGCGGATGACGAAATCGTCGAGCTCATCAGCGCTCACGGTGATCTCGCCGAGCACCTCGTCGGTGAAGTTGATGGGCGTGCCGGGCATCTTGAAGCGGATGGGGCAGGGCTCGCCGGACCTCATGCGGGCGAGCGCGGCGTCTCGGTCGTAGTCGGCGGCCCGCCGGTAGACGAACGTGCGTTTCTCCTTCTCGGCGAGCTGGCGCATGGCGGTGAGGGCTTCGGCGGTGTCAAAGGCGGGGTAGGCCAAGTCACGCTCGATGAGCCAGTTGATGTAGGTGTCGTAGATGTCGCGCCGGTCGGATTGGTAGAAGGAGCCGACCTCGCGCGGGTTGCCGCCGAGCGTGGTGACGGTGCCGTCGGCGTTCTCGCGCTTGAAGACGGGGCCTTCGTCCCAGTCGATGCCGAGCCACGCGAGGTCTTCGAGGATGCCCCGGCTGGCGGCTTCGCTGGAGCGTTTCTGGTCGGTGTCCTCGATGCGGAGAAGGAACGCGCCGGAGTGGCGCCGCGCGTAGGCCCAGCAGAAGAGAGCGGTGCGCGCCCCACCGATGTGGAGGTGCCCGGTGGGCGAGGGAGCGAAGCGCGTGATGACCGGGGGAGAGGGTGGCATGGGGAGGAAGGGTAGGAAGAAGGCATTACGCAAGAGGCAGGGAGTCGCGGGGTCAGTGACGCGTGGCGGCTTGTACCGGCTTGTGCTCGACGGCAGTACCGGGCATGGCAGGCGCGGCCCGATCAACATGCACGCGAAAGGGCGAATCGGGGTGCATCCACAGTTCGTCGCGGAGATGGGGCCACGAGGGCTCGTGCAGAGGGAATCGCGCGGGACGGAATCGTCGGGGCGCGATCGTGCGAAGGTCGAACGTCCACCCCTGGTATCCCGCGTGTTCGATCGCTTGGCGAGTCTGCGCGGCGTTTGTTCCGTTCATGCGGAGCGCGGCGGGGTTGATCTCGGTGACGATCAGGGGCTTGAGCTCTCTGTTGAAATCGACGAGCGAGGTCAGGATCGCGCGTTCTGCACCTTCGACATCGATCTTCAGGAAGACGCGACGGTTCGAGCCGGGCCACGAGGGGGCGTCGGCGGCTGCCGTGCGGATGGCGATCGTGTGCGTGCGTGAGACGCGATCGGCAAGGTGGGGCAGGGGTGTGCCGATCGTCCCGCTGCCGGTGTTCTTTCCGATCACACTGAGCGTGAGCGTGTCGTCGCGGGCGCCGAGGGCGTAGGGGTGGAGCGTGATGTTTCGGAACGGGCTTGAATCGACGTGGTGTTTCAGGCGCGCGAAGACATCGGGGTTGGGCTCGTAAGCGTGGACCGAGCCGCGGGTGCCAACGAGGCGTGCGGCGTGGAGCGAGACAAGGCCGAGGTTTGCACCGATGTCAACAAAGGTGTCACCGGGCTTCAGTACGCTGTTCATGAGGAGGAGGAGCGGGAGTTCGTGGTATCGACCGAGGAACCAGGCGCTGCGTTCCCAGTGCTCGGCGAGATCGAGTTCAACGTTTGCGCGGCACCAACGCAGCCGGACCGGCATGCGCGGGGCTTCATTCCAGCGGGCATCATCGAAGACGCCGGCGCGGACCATGACACGGCGCGCGCCTGGCACGCCGCGCCGGGCGAGCGCACACGCCAGGCGCTGGGTCGGGGTGAGGTTGAAAGTGCCGGCTTGCATGAATGCGGTACATGAAACGGAGTGCGTGGTCTTGCGAGGGTGCCGTCGTGGCGCGCGATGGGGAGACGCATCACGCCTTCGTCGGCGCGGGCTCCTTCGGGTCAGCGCGCATGAAGAGGGCGTCGCCCTTGGCGATCTTCTGGCCGGGCTTGAGGCCGTGCACCGGGTGTGCCCACTGGGCGAGTTCCGAGAGAGGGGCCTTGAATGCGGAGTTGCAGTCGTCAGGATCGGTGAGGGGTGAGCAGTTCCAGAGTCGCCAGAGCGACGCCATCTTCTCCGGCATGGCCGGGTACAGCATGAGCGACGCGATGCGGAGCGCTTCGGCGCAGGCGTACAGGATCGCGCCGAGCGCTTCGCGCGAGCCGGGAAGATCGTCGATGCGCTTGGCAAGCGTGAACGGGGCCGTGTGGCTGATGAATTCATCGACAAACTGGACTGCAACGATGCCATTGCGCACCGCTTCGTCGAGTTGGCCAGTGTGGAGAGACTCCGCAAAGCGATTCGACCAGTACGCGGTCTTCTCAGGGAACCGGTAGCCCTTCAATCTGTCGCTTTCCGATGCGGGTTTACCGGCATCTGCTCGCGCTTTGAGCGCGATACTCAACTCGCTGTCGAAGTTGTCCGCTGTGTAGAAGTGACTGAGGTTTCCCTCCCAGTTTGGCGCGGGCACACTCCCCTCAAAGTACTTCTCGATCATGTTCGCCACGCGGCTGGCGCAGTTGCCGATCCCGTTCGCCAGGTCCGCGTTGTAGACCTCGACGAAGCGGCCATACGCGAAGTCCGCATCCGTCGCCCCCAGCGGCCCCTGCGTCGCGAGGTACCAACGCACCGCATCCAGCGAGTAGCGATCGGCATAGGCCTTCAACTGGTCGATCTCGATGAAGTTGCCGAGGGACTTACTCATCTTCACGCCCTCGGAGACGAAGTAGGCGTGGGCGTAAACAGTCTTGGGGACCGGCTCGCCGAGGGCCATGAGCATCGCCGGCCAGATCACGGCGTGGAACCACAGGATGTCCTTGGCCATGAAGTGGACGATCGGCGCCGTCACCAGCGGCTCGCCCGTGTTCGGCTTGCCGCTTCCCTGCGGCCAGTAGGTGCGACGCTCAGGCGTATCGACAACCGTCAGATAGTTACAGAGCGCCTCGATCCACACGTACACGCGATGGTTCGGATCGCCCGGCATCTTGATGCCCCAGTCGGCATCGCCCGGTTTGATCGCGCGGCTGACCGGCACACGCTGCAGCCCGGTCTTGATGCGCCCCAGCACCTCGTTCTTCCGCTGTTCGGGAAGGATCTGGATCTCGCCGCTCTCGATCGCACGCCGCAGACGCGCCTCGTACTTCGGCAGGTCGAAGAAATAGTTCTTCTCTGTCCGGCGTTCCAGGGGCTTCTTCGTGACCGGGCTCTTGAAGTCGTTCTCTTTCGCCACGGTCTCGGTGAGGTACTCCTCCTGCGAGGCGTCCCACCACCCTTCATAGTCCCCCAGCGCGATATCCCCTGACTTGACGAGCTTCTCGATATAGGCCGAGGCGCGGGTGATGTGGCGCTCTTCGGTGGTCCGCACGAAGTCGTCGTTGGAGAAGTTCATGGCCTTGAACGCAGCGCGGAACTCCGCGGCGTTCTGGTCGGCCCACTGGATCGGCGTCAGGCCGCGCTGGGAGGCGGAGGCGACAACCTTCTCCGCATGCTCATCGGTGCCAGTCAGGAAGAAGACGTCGCGACCGATCAGGCGGGCCATGCGGGCCGCGACGTCGCCGACGAGGGTCGTGTAGCAGTGCCCGATGTGGGGGCGGTCGTTGACGTAGTAGATGGGCGTGGTGATGTAGAGGGGGCGCTTCTCGGCGGTGGGCATGTTGGGCATTGGCGTGTGTCCGGACGCGGGATTGGGCGTGTGCATCTGCGGCAATGGGCCTGTAAGTGTATTGCTTTCAGCAATTTATGCGGTATAATCAACTGTGCAAGCGTGGTCCGATAAAGGTGTGCTGGTGTGTTTGTGATCGCAAACTTGTTTGTGCTTTGGGAGCGATGTGGTATACATCATGGTGGCTGGAGGGGCGACGGAGTTGGTAGTGTCGGCCGCGTTCGAGAGTACGAGCGGGTTGTCCGGTTCGTTGTGTAGACCTTTCATTTGTTCTCGGCCGCGGCTCATGCCGAGCCGATGAACTGTACGACTCCCGGAGTGTGGACAATGCCCGAGCGATTCGCGAGTGAGAAGCGGGTATACGAGGCGCGGCGCGAGCAACTGCTTCGCGACCAGAACGAGGGCAGGTTCGCGGTGATCAAGGGCGAGACGTTCATCGGCGTTGCGCACTCGTTCCCGGAGGCGATCGAGACCGGCATCCTGAAGACCAACGGTCGCGAGTTCTTTGTCCAGCGGATCCAGCCGGCGGGAACCATCGAGTGGATGTCGCACATCGAGCGTCCGGCCTGAGAGCGGGTCCTCGCCTGGGCCTGTCACGGGCTCTCGTTTCCCGCTGCCACTTGAACCGTGAACTGCTGTACGGGGGTCGTCCATTTGAAGAACTGGATTCCTTTCGCCCGCCATGGCGTTCCTGAGCTTGACGTTGTCGTCGGTATCAGTGAGGTTGAACTCCGGCTATTGAAGAAGCTCGGGGTATCGATCCCTGAGACGACGGAGATGGCGCCCACCTCAGCCCTCTTGGACACGGGCGCGCACCGCTCGTTCGTGCCGCAGGAGTTCGTCGATCGCCTTCGCCTCATTCCCTGCGGGCAGTCAGAGATCCACACGCCGATCACAGGGGCGGTCATGGTCGACCTGTACGCGGTCTCGCTGCACGTGATGGTGCGCGGCCGCGGCGCGTCGGGTTGGCAGGGTGAGGGGCTTGCCGGAACGGTGCAGGTGGGAGTGATTCCGACCAACACGTCCGGGCGCGGCCGGGCCTTTCCGAAGCCGATCATTGGTCGAGATGTGCTGTCGACGTGCCGCTTTGAGTACGACGGCCCGGGTCAGCGGCTCGAGTTCCGCCACCACCAGATGCCGAGCCGCAGGGGCTTCATGTCACGCTTGCTCCTTCCACGGCGATGAACCAACGTCGTGCTTCGATGGAGGTTCGCGGTGCGACCGGGTGGCAGCCAGCGGCGGGGGCTGTTCTGTTCGGTCTATGATTGGATGGGGATCCGATAGACTTTGGTTGCTGCGAACTTGTCGCGGCATTTGGTACGAATAGACAGTAGAGAATCGCGGTATCGAGAGCGCGGCACCGTCACGGAGCACGATGATGAGACATAAAGCACTCTTCCTCATCGGATTATCCGGGTTGGCCCTGTCTTGGTACGCTTCCGATGCTCACGGCCAGAACGCGCTTGGTGACGGACGCAACCTTGATCGCAGTCTCAACACGCAGTCGAACTACAACAGCGGCAATTCGCGCGGCGCGTTCCATCAGCGCCTTCAGCAGGGGAACGCCGTTGTGACGGGCAACGCCGCGGGCGGCAGGTCGTTCCGGGGTGATGTCGGGTACACGGGCTCATCTGATTTTCGTGGCTCGCTGGGATCAGAGGACATTTTCACGTTCCGGCGTGATGCGAGTTTCGCGGGCGGCTTCAACAGCGGTGCCTCCAGGGGTCTCGCGGGGCTCCAGACGCAACTCAGTTCAACCACCGGCTCAGGCGCATCGCAGGGCTCTGGCGGCTTCACGCCGCGAGACCAGGGTGGCTTGCTTGTCAGGCGTGCGGGCTCGGGGTCGATGGGCACGGACATCATGGGGCTTGATTCTTCGGGTTCGCGCAGAACCTCGCCGCGTGGAATCGGGAGCTCTGATGTTGTCGATCTCCGCACGGACTTCAGCGACACGCAGAGCATGGGTTCTGCCCCGCAGTTGGGTGTCGGCTCACTGCGTTCGACATCAGCCCATTCGACCAGCCAGTCCTTCAATCCATCATTGATCGGCCAGCGGCGTGAGCAGGACGGCTCCGTGACGAGTCTCACCGCGTCGAGTCTGCGCGGGGTGCGCTCCAGCACGACGGGTCCTGACGGCCAGCCGCTTCCGGTCTTGCCGGGCTCGAACAACGCGACGCCTCGTTCGGCGACGCCGGGGTCGCCGACGACAATGGTCTCGACACAGGCGGGGCTGACGAACCCCGCATCGCCGCGCACGGCGGTTGCCCCGGCGAAGACCGCCTATGACGCGCTGATGGATCGGTACAAGGAGCAGACGGGTACGGCTTCTGCTGCGGGTCCGGCGGGCGATCTCGAAAACTGGCAGAAGCAACTCGAAGAGATCCGGTCCACGCTTGAGGGGAGCAACGATGCCGCCTCGACGCTTCTGACCAATCTCGGCGCGGAGGGTCTGCCGGTTGATCCGAGCACGCAGGACCCTGTCCGTCTCTACAGCCAGCGGACGATCGACATGATCCTCAAGCAGGCGGGTCAGACCAACGAGCTGCTTCTCACGGCGGAGGGGCGTCTTGGGGCGTTCGGCGAGCGCATGCGTCGGGGCGAGCGGGCACTTGCCGAGGGGCGGTACTTCGATGCGGAGGAGTCCTTCTCCACGTCGCTGACGCTGCGACCGGGGGATGTTGCTGCTTCGATCGGGCGGGTTCACGCCCAGCTGGGTGCGGGCATGTACCTGTCCGCTGCTTTGAATCTTCGGATGACACTCGGCGCAAACCCCGCCGCCGTCGGTGAGCGGTACGGACCCGCGCTGCTTCCGTCTGCGGCGCGTTGCGACGAGATCATCGAAGAACTGCGCACGAACGCGCGCAGCGAGGACCGGCTCGGCTACGAGTCTGCGGTGCTCCTCGCCTACATCGGCTACCAGACATCTCGACGCGATGCCATGGAAGAGGGCTTCGCGGCGATCGAGCGACTTGCCTCGACCACATCAAGGCCGATCGACTCGCGATTCGTCGAGCTCGTGCGTCGTGTCTGGAGACCGATCCTGGATCGCTCTTCCGTTGCCCCGACAGGCCCAGCCGCACCCGCCGAAGAGGCGGGGGGAGACCCGGTTGGCGGTTGATCCTTCATCGACACATCAGGTCACAATCGGACGGGCCGCGGGGCGTGCTCCCGGAGCGCGTTCTATTCGCGAGTTTCTGAGCGACGGCTCGCTCGCCAGACTCTGCGCCGAGCTCTCTCATCTGATCGGCCTGCGCATCGACCTTCGGGACGAGGCCGGCAGATCGATTGTTCCCGGCGACCTGCATCGCCCCTGGCGCGTGCTGGAGCAGCCCCCCGTCCAGGAGGAAGGTCAGGTATCGATACCGCTGCGCCTCGGCGAGCAGTCGATCGGCTCGATCGTCATGGGCGCGGGGCTGCCGCATCTCAGCACCGATGCCCGCACACAGGCAACCCACGCGCTCGAGTTCGTCGCCGCGGCCGTGTCCGAGCTCTGCAACGATGACGAGGAGCTGCGCCACAGGATCAAAGAGATCGGCGCGCTCTACCGGCTGAGCGGCCTGCTTGTTCAAGCGAGGGGCGGCATCGAGCAGATCCTTCAGATCGCGCTCGAGTCCGCGCTCGACGCGCTCGAGCTCGACTCCGGCAACGTCGTCCTTCTCCCCGACAACGCGGACGGCGTCGCGAAAGAGAGCGAGGAGGACTTGCGCCACGCCGCGGCGAGCGGACTGAGCGCGGCATGGATTCACAGCCCGCTTCCTCTGTCCAAGGCCAGAGAGTTCGATCGGCTCGCCCTGCGGGGCGAGGCCGTGACATCCGAGGATCTCCTGAAGGATGAGCGCGTCCTGATCCCAGAGCAGGTCCGCTCGGAGGGCGTGCGATCGTTCATCTGTGCCGGGCTGGTTGTGCGAGGGCGACCAATCGGCGTCATCCGCTTGTACGGAAGGAGCCCGCGCCCCTTCAGCGAGTGGGACAAGCGCCTGATCCGCTCGATCGGCAATCAGGCGGCGGCCGCGGTCGATCAGGCG from Phycisphaeraceae bacterium includes the following:
- the gltX gene encoding glutamate--tRNA ligase, yielding MPPSPPVITRFAPSPTGHLHIGGARTALFCWAYARRHSGAFLLRIEDTDQKRSSEAASRGILEDLAWLGIDWDEGPVFKRENADGTVTTLGGNPREVGSFYQSDRRDIYDTYINWLIERDLAYPAFDTAEALTAMRQLAEKEKRTFVYRRAADYDRDAALARMRSGEPCPIRFKMPGTPINFTDEVLGEITVSADELDDFVIRKADGFPTYHFAVVIDDELMGTTHIMRGQEHLNNTPRHVALMRVLVNQKTNEPFRTPKFAHLTVIANQDNSKMSKRDRDKAARAKCRELNIKSAADVRVKAGARPLPHFDALPPADFDQWLGDKTRQLQTHALEDLASVIGVELPEIAVDDFRRSGYLPEAVLNYIALLGWNPGEKAADGKDLERFDTGYLVEKFSFDRVGKSASKFDRAKLIAFNQDAIAQLSDEEFLTRWAAWAGRDDRETLDRVGLTRLKLIVGAIKGRCRTLKDVRSLVSFALVDDDAYAFNAKDVEKHLRADDGAGLATLRALAPKLQALPAFDVASIDALLDAHAAETGLGMGKVAQPLRVAVTGAAVSPPLGATLAILGRNSALARIRRCLDAHA
- the metG gene encoding methionine--tRNA ligase — protein: MPNMPTAEKRPLYITTPIYYVNDRPHIGHCYTTLVGDVAARMARLIGRDVFFLTGTDEHAEKVVASASQRGLTPIQWADQNAAEFRAAFKAMNFSNDDFVRTTEERHITRASAYIEKLVKSGDIALGDYEGWWDASQEEYLTETVAKENDFKSPVTKKPLERRTEKNYFFDLPKYEARLRRAIESGEIQILPEQRKNEVLGRIKTGLQRVPVSRAIKPGDADWGIKMPGDPNHRVYVWIEALCNYLTVVDTPERRTYWPQGSGKPNTGEPLVTAPIVHFMAKDILWFHAVIWPAMLMALGEPVPKTVYAHAYFVSEGVKMSKSLGNFIEIDQLKAYADRYSLDAVRWYLATQGPLGATDADFAYGRFVEVYNADLANGIGNCASRVANMIEKYFEGSVPAPNWEGNLSHFYTADNFDSELSIALKARADAGKPASESDRLKGYRFPEKTAYWSNRFAESLHTGQLDEAVRNGIVAVQFVDEFISHTAPFTLAKRIDDLPGSREALGAILYACAEALRIASLMLYPAMPEKMASLWRLWNCSPLTDPDDCNSAFKAPLSELAQWAHPVHGLKPGQKIAKGDALFMRADPKEPAPTKA
- a CDS encoding aldehyde dehydrogenase (NADP(+)), with the protein product MAASTRGGSASLAASNALQDKHLQRVVGRSWVAGRLSEGGADADPYPFVASIPPGGDAIPVAFHPASGEEIDRAAQAAWRAFHASGARSREDRAALLDRIAANIEVLGDDLVAWACAETGLHAARIRAERDRTTYTLRLFAQTVRNGSWVRAAIDLGEPGRKPLPKPDLRRMLRPLGPVAVFGAGNFPLAYSVAGGDTASALASGCPVVVKGHPGHPGTGELVAEEITKAVAEVGLDPGTFSYLHAGGPRETEIGATLVKHPCIRAVGFTGSVEGGTAIARIASERPDPIPVFAEMGSTNPVFVLPHAARAGAEGIAEKLAASITGSNGQMCTCPGLMFMLKGEESESLLRHMASLLEATPQQPMLNRRTMETLARRVVEVTRTRGVETRVGRGLVSDPSSRAVASGPGLFRATLATFRAERTLHKECFGPVAIAIVCESEQEMLEGASLIQGSLTGSIFASAMDATLAAKLQGILEQRVGRLIFGGVPTGVEVCHAMTHGGPFPATNQQHTTAVGPLAIERWCRPVSYQNAPEMFLARELRNENPLGIERTVNGVRTTEPIRVGAVRPES
- a CDS encoding SpoIIE family protein phosphatase, which codes for MAVDPSSTHQVTIGRAAGRAPGARSIREFLSDGSLARLCAELSHLIGLRIDLRDEAGRSIVPGDLHRPWRVLEQPPVQEEGQVSIPLRLGEQSIGSIVMGAGLPHLSTDARTQATHALEFVAAAVSELCNDDEELRHRIKEIGALYRLSGLLVQARGGIEQILQIALESALDALELDSGNVVLLPDNADGVAKESEEDLRHAAASGLSAAWIHSPLPLSKAREFDRLALRGEAVTSEDLLKDERVLIPEQVRSEGVRSFICAGLVVRGRPIGVIRLYGRSPRPFSEWDKRLIRSIGNQAAAAVDQARLFRIEDHEKIVQRQLAIASDVQRRMLPRSLPTAPGLDIAARYEPSLELGGDFYDVFELGSQIGMVVGDVVGKGIAAALLMSHVRATLRAHVQDVYHIDEVMRRVNRALCRDTLESEFASAWYGVVDPQSLRLTYVSAGHEPPFLIRRSAPGAPPEVTELRGGGLVLGIDASESYERIPFQLQRGDIVVAYTDGLMDVRNFAGEKLGRTRLESTVRDLVAKEPEGSVTAARILEHLMWTVRQFAGLMPRPDDITIVVLRALA
- a CDS encoding FkbM family methyltransferase, with product MQAGTFNLTPTQRLACALARRGVPGARRVMVRAGVFDDARWNEAPRMPVRLRWCRANVELDLAEHWERSAWFLGRYHELPLLLLMNSVLKPGDTFVDIGANLGLVSLHAARLVGTRGSVHAYEPNPDVFARLKHHVDSSPFRNITLHPYALGARDDTLTLSVIGKNTGSGTIGTPLPHLADRVSRTHTIAIRTAAADAPSWPGSNRRVFLKIDVEGAERAILTSLVDFNRELKPLIVTEINPAALRMNGTNAAQTRQAIEHAGYQGWTFDLRTIAPRRFRPARFPLHEPSWPHLRDELWMHPDSPFRVHVDRAAPAMPGTAVEHKPVQAATRH